The genomic segment TAGAAGCCATTGTTGAACTGTTAGTCAAACCGGAGCTGGAAAACCTGACCGCTCAGGAGATTTTCATCCACGGAGCAAGCCAATAACAATAACCTGATGAAGGACATATCTTTATGCAAAAAATACTATCGATCACGATCCTGCTGAGCCTCGCCTTATCTCTGAGCGCGTTAGCGTTTCGGGATGGTGAAAAACTCGTCTTTGACGTTCGATATGGCTTGGTCAGTGCCGCGGAAGCGACTCTGGAAGTCAAATCCGATGTCTATCGGGGCAGGGAAGTCTGGCATCTTTCCACCAAGGCGCGCACCTATCCCTTTTTCGACGTCTTTTTCAGGGTGCGGGACACGGTGGAATCCTGGTGGGACAAAGAATCCCTGCTACCGCACAAATTTGCCAAAAACCTGCAGGAAGGTACCTATCGTCAACATCGCATCCATCATTTCGACCACAACCAAAAGAGCACAACCTACCAGAAATGGAGCTTCAAAGACAAACGCTTCAACAGCGAACAATTGGAGATCCCAATCACCACCCAGGACGTGCTCAGCGCATTCTATCACGTTCGTAATCAAGAGCTTAAACCTGGAAAACGCCTGACCATGAGTATCACTTCCGACGGCAGGTCGCTGAGCACCGATATCGTCGTCCATCGCCGTGAAAAAGTGAAGAGCATCTTTGGCACAATCCAGTGCCTCGTGATCGAACCAAAGCTGAAGGGTGAAGGGGTGTTCAAACAAAGCGGCAAGATCACCATCTGGATCACGGACGACGCTTTCAAAATCCCCGTGAAGCTCGAAAGCGCGGTTACTTTTGGCTCCTTCGTCGCCACCTTGAAGACCGCGGAAAACGTTCCTTACATTATTAAGTAGCATTATGACAGATTTACTCAGACTTGAAGCTTACGACTATCATCTGCCCAGCGAACTGATCGCCCAGTTTCCGTTAAAAGAACGGAGCTTTTCCAGACTGCTGCATTTACGCAGAGAGGATGTATCAATTCAGCACCGGTATTTCCATGATATCCTTGAACTGATCGAGCCCGGAGCCGTCCTGATCCTCAATAACAGCAAGGTATTCCCCGCACGGCTATTTGGAACGAAAGATCGCGGCACCAAAGTGGAAGTGTTTCTGCTGCACGAGCTTGCACCAAAAACATGGCAGTGCATGGTGCATCCCGGAAAGAGGCTCAAACACCCGCAGCGCCTGATGTTTTCCGATTCGCTCAGCGGCAATATCGGATTGCCGGATGAACAGGGGTTTCGCAAGATCGTATTTAGCTGTGCGGGAGATTTTTGGGAAGAGATCCACCGCGTGGGACACGTTCCCCTGCCGCCATACATTCATCGCGAGGATGGCATTGAGGATGTCTCCGCCTATCAGACCGTCTATGCCAAAGAACCGGGCTCAGTGGCTGCTCCGACAGCGGGTTTTCACTTTACGGAAGAGCTGCTCAAACAATTGACGGACAAGGGGGTTTTGATCTGCGAAGTGATGCTGCACGTGGGCATCGGCACCTTCAAACCGGTCAAAACCGAACGCATCGACGAACATTTCATGCACAGCGAGTTTTGCACCCTCGATCCCAAGACCGCGGAAACAATCAACTTGGCAAAGCGCGAGGGACGCAGAGTGATCTGCGTGGGCACCACTTCCACCCGCACGCTGGAAAGTTTTTGGGAGAGCGGGGAGCTGCAAAGCGGCTCCAAGTGGACTGATATCTTCATCTACCCTAGCAAGGATTTCAAAGTGGCGGACGCCTTGATCACCAATTTCCACCTGCCCAAATCCACCTTGCTGATGATGATCTGCGCCTTTGCCGGATACGATTTTGCCCTTGAAGCATACGGGATCGCGGTTCAGGAGCGCTATCGCTTTTTCAGCTACGGCGATGCCATGTTTATCGAATGAAAACGCCATGCAAGCGGATCTGAGCTATAGTACTCTGGACAGCACCATGCTTGAATATGAAAGGCTGCGTGCCGCGCTATCCGATGATGCGGGTTTGATCGTTCAGGCAGGTGTTCAACGCAGCGGCATCGGTAGAAACGAGCGGTTTTGGCACTCTCCCAAAGGTGGTTTGTGGATCACTATGGATATTATTCATCCGGAGGCGTTGCCATCATTTGCTCTATATGTGGGATCCTGCTTGCATCGGCTATTGATCGAGCTGTATAGCTTGGCTGATCTCCGGATCAAGTGGACGAACGATATCTACTATCAGGAATATAAATTAGCGGGTATCCTGTGTAAGTATAACGCGGCTCACAACCGCTATGTCATCGGCATCGGTATCAATTTCAACAATATGCCGGACAGTGTTTTGGACGGTTTTAACGGCATCTCGCTGAAAACCATCCTCGGCTTCGATGTTTCCCTTGAGCGCTTCAAACGGCTGTTGCTGAGAGCTATCCATGCTCGCACGGAAGAGCTTTATTATCCACAGAGCTTTCTTGCCTATTGCAGCGAGCACCTCTATGGATGGAATCGATTTTGCACTATTGACATTGGATCGGGCAGCGCTTGCGGAATCATTCAGGGGCTCGATTGCATGGGAAATCTCTTGCTGGCGAGTAGCGACGGCGAGCCGATCCGCGTCAGCCACGGCTCCATCCTCGAGATCGTTTAAGAGATAGGTTTCTCCGTCTTTGAAGGGCTTTTTGCTTGACAGATATGGGTGCTGAAAATTGCTGTTGTGAAAACATATAATTACCTGGAGGAATTATGAACAGATGGATTCTCATCGTCATGGTTCTGGTGCTGAGCCTCTATTCCTGCAGCTCAAACCAGAGCAAACCAATGACCCGGACGACTCCCACCGGTGAAGGGGTCACTACCAAAGTGGCGATTCTGCCACTCAAAGCGCTTGACAGCCCCAGCCGCTACATCCAAAAGATTTTGACCGTGCGGGATATCAAAGAGGTCTTCGTCGCTCATCACAAATATGGTCTCATGGACATGGCGCTCACCGAAAGCCAGTTCAAAGCCACCGGCTTTCGCGATGTGGACGACCTGCAGATCGAGGAAATGAAAGAGATATCCAAAGGGATGTTTGCCGACGTGATGATCATGGGTAACATCAGCGAAAGCCGCCCCGGGCTCTATACAATCTCCATGCGTTTCTACAGCACCCGCAGCGGCGAATTGAAACAGCACAGCTTCGTAGTCGGCAAAGAAAAGAACGCTCGCTACAAGGTCTTGAACGAAAGCTTCATGGGCGAGCTTGATCGTTTCGTTTCCACCGAAGTAGAGAAGATTTTCAATATCGGAGTGAATTACTATGTCGGCGAGAACTACCCCGAAGCCGAGAAGTCCCTCAAATCCGTAATCGCACTCAACCCCGAAAAGCGTGAAGGCTATTATTATCTGGGCTCAACCTATTTCAAAATGGGGAAATACAAGGATGCCGAGACCAATCTGCTCAAAGCAATGCAGATGGAAAAAACCGATCAACGCGCGACGTATATGCTGATCGAGCTCTATGAAAAATCAGGCGAACTTGCCAAACGCATCGCCCTGATGGAAACGGTCGCAGAGACAAATCAGGATGAGGAACTCTGGTTAGTGATCGGCAACCTCTATGACGAAGCCGGAGAACCCGCAAAAGCCAAGCAGGCTTTCATCAAATCGCTTGCCGTGAATCCAAACTACCCGTTGCCGCAATATCGTCTGGCATTCATGCTTTTTGACGAACAGAAATACGGCGATGCCATTCCCTATCTGGAAAAAGCCTTTGAACAATATCCGGACAACGATCTTATCGCTCAGAAACTCGCCACCGCCTATCGGCTCAGCAACCGCTTGGGAGAAGCCATCACCAAGTATGAAACCCTGATCAAAAACGATCCTCAGAACGTGCAGGCATATCTGAACGTGGTGGGTCTCTACCGTCTGCAAGCCGGAGAAGCCACGGACGGCAAAACGATCGGCGAACTCAATAAAAAAGCCATCGACACGATAAATACCCTGAAAAAGATCGATCCCGAAAACGCGCTCGTCTATCTGAATCTCGCTGCGATCTATCTTTCCCAGAACAAAAACGCCGATGCCGAAACCAATGCCAACCTCGCCATTCAAAAGAACCCCACTATCTACCAGG from the Candidatus Cloacimonadaceae bacterium genome contains:
- a CDS encoding DUF3108 domain-containing protein, translating into MQKILSITILLSLALSLSALAFRDGEKLVFDVRYGLVSAAEATLEVKSDVYRGREVWHLSTKARTYPFFDVFFRVRDTVESWWDKESLLPHKFAKNLQEGTYRQHRIHHFDHNQKSTTYQKWSFKDKRFNSEQLEIPITTQDVLSAFYHVRNQELKPGKRLTMSITSDGRSLSTDIVVHRREKVKSIFGTIQCLVIEPKLKGEGVFKQSGKITIWITDDAFKIPVKLESAVTFGSFVATLKTAENVPYIIK
- the queA gene encoding tRNA preQ1(34) S-adenosylmethionine ribosyltransferase-isomerase QueA, which encodes MTDLLRLEAYDYHLPSELIAQFPLKERSFSRLLHLRREDVSIQHRYFHDILELIEPGAVLILNNSKVFPARLFGTKDRGTKVEVFLLHELAPKTWQCMVHPGKRLKHPQRLMFSDSLSGNIGLPDEQGFRKIVFSCAGDFWEEIHRVGHVPLPPYIHREDGIEDVSAYQTVYAKEPGSVAAPTAGFHFTEELLKQLTDKGVLICEVMLHVGIGTFKPVKTERIDEHFMHSEFCTLDPKTAETINLAKREGRRVICVGTTSTRTLESFWESGELQSGSKWTDIFIYPSKDFKVADALITNFHLPKSTLLMMICAFAGYDFALEAYGIAVQERYRFFSYGDAMFIE
- a CDS encoding biotin--[acetyl-CoA-carboxylase] ligase, with the translated sequence MPCLSNENAMQADLSYSTLDSTMLEYERLRAALSDDAGLIVQAGVQRSGIGRNERFWHSPKGGLWITMDIIHPEALPSFALYVGSCLHRLLIELYSLADLRIKWTNDIYYQEYKLAGILCKYNAAHNRYVIGIGINFNNMPDSVLDGFNGISLKTILGFDVSLERFKRLLLRAIHARTEELYYPQSFLAYCSEHLYGWNRFCTIDIGSGSACGIIQGLDCMGNLLLASSDGEPIRVSHGSILEIV
- a CDS encoding tetratricopeptide repeat protein, which translates into the protein MNRWILIVMVLVLSLYSCSSNQSKPMTRTTPTGEGVTTKVAILPLKALDSPSRYIQKILTVRDIKEVFVAHHKYGLMDMALTESQFKATGFRDVDDLQIEEMKEISKGMFADVMIMGNISESRPGLYTISMRFYSTRSGELKQHSFVVGKEKNARYKVLNESFMGELDRFVSTEVEKIFNIGVNYYVGENYPEAEKSLKSVIALNPEKREGYYYLGSTYFKMGKYKDAETNLLKAMQMEKTDQRATYMLIELYEKSGELAKRIALMETVAETNQDEELWLVIGNLYDEAGEPAKAKQAFIKSLAVNPNYPLPQYRLAFMLFDEQKYGDAIPYLEKAFEQYPDNDLIAQKLATAYRLSNRLGEAITKYETLIKNDPQNVQAYLNVVGLYRLQAGEATDGKTIGELNKKAIDTINTLKKIDPENALVYLNLAAIYLSQNKNADAETNANLAIQKNPTIYQAYVILATVTQSKGTEQYNKFIDLEKQAAKAVGKKADDLKKQRDAAKASANSFFRRADEQLKTARSKTTDKDAVSDINARSARLTNLISQSN